One region of Bubalus bubalis isolate 160015118507 breed Murrah chromosome 15, NDDB_SH_1, whole genome shotgun sequence genomic DNA includes:
- the LOC102390576 gene encoding LOW QUALITY PROTEIN: poly(A) polymerase alpha-like (The sequence of the model RefSeq protein was modified relative to this genomic sequence to represent the inferred CDS: substituted 1 base at 1 genomic stop codon), with protein MPFPVTTQGSQQTRPPQKHYGITSPISLAAPQETDCLLTQKLVETLKPFGVFQEEEELQRRILILGKLNNLVKERIREISESKNLPQSITENVGGKIFTFGCYRLEVHTKGADIDALCVAPRHVDRSDFFTSFYDKLKLQEEVKDLRAVEEAFVPVIKLRFDGIEIDILFARLALQTIPEDLDLRDDSLLKNLDIRCIRSLNGCRVTDEILHPVPNIDNFRXTLSAIKLWAKCHNIYSNILGFFGGVSWAMLVARTCQLYPNAIASTLVHKFFLVFSKWEWPNPVLLKQPEECNLNLPVWDPRVSILFFPLQIHTVQ; from the coding sequence ATGCCTTTTCCAGTTACAACACAGGGATCACAGCAAACACGGCCGCCACAGAAGCACTATGGCATTACTTCTCCCATCAGCTTAGCAGCCCCCCAGGAGACTGACTGCCTGCTCACACAGAAGCTAGTTGAGACTCTGAAGCCCTTTGGGGTTTTTCAAGAGGAAGAGGAACTGCAGCGCAGGATTTTAATTTTGGGAAAATTAAATAACCTGGTAAAAGAGCGGATACGAGAAATCAGTGAAAGCAAGAATCTTCCACAATCTATAACTGAAAATGTTGGTGGGAAAATTTTTACATTTGGATGTTATAGATTAGAAGTACATACAAAAGGTGCTGATATTGATGCATTGTGTGTTGCACCAAGACATGTTGATCGAAGTGATTTTTTCACCTCATTCTATGATAAGTTGAAATTACAGGAAGAAGTAAAAGATTTAAGAGCTGTTGAAGAGGCATTTGTACCAGTTATCAAACTGCGTTTTGATGGGATAGAGATTGATATTTTGTTTGCAAGATTAGCACTGCAGACTATTCCAGAAGACTTGGACTTAAGAGATGACAGTCTGCTTAAAAATTTAGATATAAGATGTATAAGAAGTCTTAACGGTTGCAGGGTAACTGATGAAATTTTACATCCAGTACCAAACATTGACAACTTCAGGTGAACCCTGAGCGCTATCAAACTGTGGGCCAAATGCCACAACATCTATTCCAATATATTAGGTTTCTTCGGTGGTGTTTCCTGGGCTATGCTAGTAGCAAGAACTTGCCAGCTTTATCCAAATGCAATAGCATCAACTCTTGTACATAAATTTTTCTTGGTATTTTCTAAATGGGAATGGCCAAATCCAGTCCTATTGAAACAGCCTGAAGAATGCAATCTTAATTTGCCTGTATGGGACCCAAGGGTTAgtatattattttttcccctacaaATTCACACTGTGCAATAA